Proteins from a genomic interval of Pseudomonas paeninsulae:
- a CDS encoding HupE/UreJ family protein: protein MRWRGLRVLLVIGALAAGWSQLLAAHELRLGYLQLDEVSSERYSVLWKLPALGDSRLALRLQLSEQCPAGGVQVVLGDNSFVQRWQIDCPTGLAGKNITVAGLTEVSADVLVRISRLDGSQQSARLSAAQPAFNVTATPGLLELAASYFVLGVEHILIGIDHLFFVLALLLLVSGVRRLVWTVTAFTVAHSITLSLATLDLLRVSIAPVEAVIALSIVFVAAEVVRQRRGGAGLAMRAPWLVAFAFGLLHGLGFASALQEVGLPQVGIPLALLAFNLGVESGQLLFILVVLLLRYVFRLLWPQTLQWPRLLLPYVLGSVAMTWVIQRVVAF, encoded by the coding sequence ATGAGATGGCGCGGACTCCGTGTTCTGTTGGTCATCGGCGCGCTCGCCGCCGGCTGGTCGCAGCTGCTTGCCGCGCACGAGTTGCGCCTTGGTTATCTGCAACTGGATGAGGTTTCCAGCGAGCGCTACAGCGTGCTATGGAAGCTGCCGGCGCTCGGCGACAGCCGTCTGGCCCTGCGCTTGCAACTGTCCGAGCAGTGCCCGGCCGGCGGTGTGCAGGTTGTGCTCGGCGACAACAGCTTCGTGCAGCGTTGGCAGATCGATTGTCCGACCGGTCTGGCTGGCAAGAACATCACAGTCGCTGGCCTGACTGAGGTTTCCGCGGACGTACTGGTGCGCATCAGTCGCCTCGACGGTTCGCAGCAGAGTGCGCGCCTGTCGGCGGCACAGCCCGCGTTCAACGTGACCGCGACGCCCGGCCTGCTGGAGTTGGCTGCCAGCTACTTCGTCCTTGGTGTCGAGCACATTCTCATTGGCATCGATCACCTGTTCTTCGTCCTCGCCCTGCTGCTGCTCGTCAGCGGCGTGCGCAGGCTGGTCTGGACAGTCACGGCATTCACCGTGGCGCACTCGATCACTCTGAGCCTGGCGACCCTGGATCTGCTGCGGGTATCGATCGCACCGGTGGAGGCGGTCATCGCGCTCAGCATCGTTTTTGTCGCCGCTGAGGTGGTGCGTCAGCGGCGGGGTGGCGCAGGGCTGGCCATGCGCGCTCCCTGGCTGGTGGCCTTTGCCTTCGGCCTACTGCACGGGCTGGGTTTCGCCAGTGCCTTGCAGGAAGTGGGCTTGCCGCAGGTCGGCATACCGCTGGCGCTGCTGGCGTTCAATCTTGGCGTGGAGAGCGGGCAACTGCTCTTCATTCTAGTAGTCCTGTTGCTGCGCTACGTGTTTCGACTCTTGTGGCCGCAGACTCTGCAGTGGCCTCGTCTGTTGTTGCCCTATGTCCTTGGTAGCGTGGCGATGACCTGGGTCATCCAGCGCGTCGTGGCGTTCTAG